From Caldicellulosiruptor hydrothermalis 108, a single genomic window includes:
- a CDS encoding YabP/YqfC family sporulation protein, which yields MDERKNLKSKIHNVLIENREKITINGVDDVESFDENNIILIVNDELLVIKGFDLRINKINTETGEVFIEGQIYSLEYGESPKKGLLSRLFK from the coding sequence ATGGATGAAAGAAAAAATCTAAAGTCTAAGATTCACAATGTGCTTATTGAGAACAGGGAAAAGATAACAATAAATGGCGTTGATGATGTTGAGAGCTTTGATGAGAACAATATCATACTTATTGTCAATGATGAATTGCTTGTAATAAAAGGGTTTGACCTTAGAATAAATAAAATAAACACAGAGACAGGTGAGGTATTCATAGAAGGACAGATTTATTCGCTTGAGTATGGTGAAAGTCCCAAAAAAGGACTGCTTTCGCGACTTTTTAAATGA
- a CDS encoding RNA-binding S4 domain-containing protein, with translation MRIDKYLKVSRIIKRRTLAQQACEAGRVFVNGKVAKPSTDVKVGDVIEVHFGDRVFKCKVTSVDEKVQKNLASSMYEVME, from the coding sequence ATGCGAATAGACAAGTATCTAAAAGTGTCGAGAATTATCAAAAGAAGGACTTTGGCTCAGCAAGCATGTGAAGCGGGAAGAGTATTTGTGAACGGAAAAGTAGCAAAACCATCAACAGATGTCAAAGTTGGAGATGTCATTGAGGTACACTTTGGTGACAGGGTTTTTAAATGCAAAGTGACAAGTGTTGATGAAAAGGTCCAAAAGAATCTGGCAAGTTCAATGTATGAAGTGATGGAGTAA
- a CDS encoding HU family DNA-binding protein: MNKTDLISAMAEKSGLTKKDAEKALNAFVDAVTEALSKGEKVQLVGFGSFEVRERAERVGRNPQTQEEIKIPATKVPVFKAGKMLKDAVAK, encoded by the coding sequence ATGAACAAAACAGATTTGATTTCGGCAATGGCAGAGAAGAGCGGTCTTACAAAGAAGGATGCTGAAAAGGCACTAAATGCGTTTGTAGATGCAGTAACAGAGGCACTCTCTAAGGGGGAAAAGGTTCAGCTTGTTGGTTTTGGTTCATTTGAGGTAAGAGAGAGGGCAGAAAGAGTTGGTAGAAATCCTCAAACTCAAGAAGAGATAAAGATTCCAGCAACAAAGGTACCTGTGTTCAAAGCAGGCAAGATGTTGAAAGATGCTGTTGCAAAATAG
- the mazG gene encoding nucleoside triphosphate pyrophosphohydrolase, translating to MRASFEELVEIMDILRSKCPWDRQQTHESLKKYLIEETYEVIEAIDEKDFTKLKEELGDLLLQVVFHAKIAQENGRFDIYEVIYDICQKMKRRHTHVFGSDNFSTAEEVLQNWDKIKNNEKEIETITDSMKRIPKHLPALMRSYKVQEKAAKVGFDWESFEGALNKVYEELEELKECLSKNDKKEKIEEEIGDILFAVVNIARFFEVDPEEALHRTVKKFITRFSYVEESASKQGKKLNEMTLEDMDKFWEEAKKV from the coding sequence ATGAGAGCAAGCTTTGAGGAACTTGTAGAAATAATGGACATACTCAGGAGTAAATGTCCGTGGGATAGACAGCAGACACATGAAAGTCTTAAAAAGTACCTCATCGAAGAGACATATGAAGTTATTGAAGCTATAGATGAAAAAGACTTTACAAAACTTAAAGAAGAACTTGGAGACCTGCTTTTACAAGTAGTATTTCATGCCAAAATTGCTCAGGAAAACGGTAGATTTGATATCTACGAGGTTATTTATGATATCTGTCAGAAGATGAAGAGAAGGCATACACATGTATTCGGTAGCGACAACTTTTCAACCGCTGAAGAGGTGCTTCAGAACTGGGATAAAATTAAAAACAATGAAAAAGAAATTGAAACCATTACAGATAGTATGAAAAGAATTCCGAAACATCTTCCAGCTCTTATGAGAAGTTATAAGGTTCAAGAAAAAGCAGCTAAAGTAGGTTTTGATTGGGAAAGTTTCGAAGGTGCTCTAAATAAGGTATATGAAGAGCTTGAAGAACTGAAAGAGTGTTTGTCGAAGAATGATAAAAAAGAGAAAATTGAAGAAGAAATTGGCGATATTCTTTTTGCAGTTGTGAATATAGCCAGATTTTTTGAAGTTGACCCTGAAGAAGCCTTGCACAGAACAGTTAAGAAGTTCATAACCAGATTTTCATATGTAGAGGAAAGTGCCTCCAAACAAGGCAAGAAATTGAATGAAATGACCCTTGAAGATATGGACAAATTTTGGGAAGAGGCAAAAAAAGTTTAG
- a CDS encoding sporulation transcriptional regulator SpoIIID — protein MKEDIEKRALLAAEIMIKYNATVRKVARILGVSKSTIHNDLTERLLYIDKGLYRQVRAILERNKQERHIRGGLATKRKYLIKKSQLLSKNSGII, from the coding sequence TTGAAGGAGGATATTGAAAAAAGAGCTCTTCTTGCAGCAGAAATTATGATTAAGTACAATGCAACTGTGAGAAAGGTTGCAAGGATTTTGGGTGTGTCAAAGTCCACAATTCACAATGACCTTACAGAAAGGCTTTTGTACATTGACAAAGGGCTTTACAGGCAGGTAAGAGCTATATTAGAAAGAAATAAGCAAGAGAGGCACATAAGAGGAGGGCTTGCAACCAAGAGAAAGTACCTTATCAAAAAATCACAGCTTCTTTCTAAAAATAGTGGTATAATATAG
- a CDS encoding sulfide/dihydroorotate dehydrogenase-like FAD/NAD-binding protein: MNEIVIKQNLAPNVWLMGIYSPQVAKKAKPGQFVILRVTENGERIPLTIADFDNEKGIVYIIFQVVGKTTSLLSQLNPGDRIIDFVGPLGMPYEHSPEDNDYLFIAGGLGIPAIFSKVKMLHSQGKNIDIIIGGRSKENIFFEDELKKYCNNLYISTNDGSYGKKGFVTDILNELLESGKRYDEIFAVGPVPMMKAVVDITKRFSIKTLVSLNPIMVDGTGMCGGCRVKIGNEVKFACVDGPIFNGFEVDFDGLMIRNSYYQDLENISYKEHKCKIGLGE; the protein is encoded by the coding sequence ATGAATGAGATTGTTATAAAGCAAAACTTAGCACCAAATGTATGGCTCATGGGCATATACTCCCCACAGGTTGCAAAAAAGGCAAAGCCCGGCCAGTTTGTTATCTTAAGAGTTACAGAAAACGGTGAAAGGATTCCTCTTACAATTGCAGATTTTGACAATGAAAAGGGAATAGTATACATCATATTTCAGGTTGTAGGAAAAACAACCTCACTTTTATCTCAGCTAAACCCCGGTGACAGAATTATTGATTTTGTCGGGCCGCTTGGCATGCCATATGAACACAGCCCGGAAGATAATGACTACCTCTTCATTGCAGGTGGACTTGGAATACCAGCAATATTTTCAAAGGTAAAGATGCTTCACAGCCAAGGCAAAAACATAGATATCATCATTGGAGGAAGGTCAAAAGAAAACATCTTTTTTGAGGATGAGTTAAAAAAATATTGCAATAATCTCTACATCTCCACAAACGACGGCTCCTATGGAAAAAAAGGATTTGTTACAGACATCTTGAATGAGCTTTTAGAAAGTGGCAAAAGGTATGATGAAATATTTGCCGTAGGACCAGTCCCAATGATGAAAGCAGTTGTTGACATAACAAAAAGGTTTTCAATCAAGACCTTGGTCAGTCTCAATCCAATTATGGTGGATGGGACAGGAATGTGTGGCGGATGTAGAGTAAAGATTGGAAATGAAGTAAAGTTTGCTTGTGTTGACGGCCCTATTTTTAACGGATTTGAAGTTGACTTTGACGGACTTATGATAAGAAATTCCTACTATCAAGACCTTGAAAATATTTCGTACAAAGAACACAAATGCAAAATTGGATTGGGGGAGTAG